The following nucleotide sequence is from Pseudomonas sessilinigenes.
GCGCGAAATCCTACCACGGCGATTAATCTTGACGCTGATAAGATTGCGCCTTAGCCTGCATCCCATCTCTTGCATGGGGCTCGTCAATCATGTTGCAAAGCCTGTCCGGATTGCTCCTGGCGCCGTTGCTGCTGGCCCAGGGGCGCTATGTGCGCAGGGTCACTCCACGGCTTGCAGAACCTGCTGGCGAACGATCCGGCGCCTGTGGTGCCGGCCCCTTGCTGCGGTTGTTGATCATAGGGGATTCGGCCGCCGCCGGAGCGGGGGTGATGCACCAGGCCGACGCCCTGTCTGGCCAATTGGCAGCGCGCCTGTCCGGGCACTTCACCCTGTCTTGGCGCCTGCTTGCCCAATCCGGGCTCGATACCCCGGCATTGCTGCAAAGAATCGAAGACAGCGATACCGAGGATTTCGACGCCGTACTGGTTTGCGTCGGTGTCAATGATGTCACCGGCGGTATCGGTGCCAGGGCTTGGATGAGCTGTGTGGCTCGCTTGGTGGCGTTGCTGCGCAAAAAGTTCGCAGCCCCCCGGGTCTTGCTGTCCTGCGTGCCACCGATGCATGCCTTTGCTTCCCTGCCGCAGCCTTTGCGCTGGTACCTGGGGAGCAGGGCGCAACGCTTCAACCAGTTGCTTGGCCAGTGGAGCCAAGCGCAGCCCGGGGTAACCCTGGTGGCCGGCGAGCTACCACTGCACGACGACATGCTGGCCGTGGATGGTTTTCATCCTGGGGCTCTGGCTTATGGAATCTGGGCCGAGGAGGTGGCGACCGTGTTGCGCCAGCCCTGGGTCGCAGCGCGCGGTTGCCGGCCTGGCAACTGAGCCACTACGCCGTCCCCAGGCAAGCTGGGCGACGGAACCTGAGTAGCATCACCGATGCTTGAGAGGAGAACCCGATGTCGGAATTGAAACTGCACTCCAAGGCCCAAGCTTCCCTGCAGCGCTGGCACGCGATGATCGAGCGGCGGGATCTTGGCGACTTGCCTGAACTGCTGGATGCCGCTGTAGTGTTTCGCTCACCGATGGCCCATACGGCCTATCCCGGGGCCCCGGTGGTGGCGACCATCCTGGGGACTGTGCTCGAGGTCTTCGAGGATTTCGCCTATCACCGCGAACTGGCCACGGCCGATGGCCTGAATGTGGTGCTGGAGTTCAGCGCCAGGGTAGGCGACAGGCAGCTCAAGGGCATCGATATGATTCGCTTCGATGAGCAGGGCAAGATCGTCGAGTTCGAGGTGATGGTGCGGCCCATGAGCGGGCTCCAGGCCCTTGGTGCGCAAATGGCGCAGCGCTTGGCCGGCTACCTTGCGGCGAGCAAGTCCTAGGCTTCGATCCGGCTATGGCCTGGCGCCGCTCATTGCGGGGCCAGCCATGAGGCCATCACCCGGCGGTCGAGTTCTTCCCAATCCGCCATGCCCAGTACCCGTGTGGTGTTCAACCCGCGAAGATAGCCGCGCAACTGATAGGCCACTTCACGGCGTACCTGCGGGTCGGTGGCCGGGTCGGCCAGGGCGGTTTCATAGTCGATGAGGTAATCGGCTACCCGCTCACGAAATTCTGGCAGGACAGCGTCACGGATAAGGTCGAAAGTTCGCACGAGCAATTCCTTTTTTAGTTGTAATCGGACTGCCTGGCAGTCTGCACGCGGCACAACTATCGGTTCAAGTGATAGTAACAATCAAAAAACGCATATTCTGATTTGCCGACCGACAGTGGAAAATGCGCGCCGTCGCAGAGGCTGGCCAAAGAGTCGGCTTCTGGAGTCCATTAATGAACGCAACGGCAGCGCCGTGACGCCGAACCGTTGCGCAACGAACCAGATTTTATTCCAGGATTTCACCGATGCGTGCTTCACCCGTTGCTGCCTTGACCCTTGTTTCCCTGATGCTGGCCGGCTGTGCTTCGGCACCGAACGATCCGACACTGGTCATGCAGACCAAGAAGACTCCCACCGAATATGCCGATTGTGTGGTGCCAAAACTGAAGGAGCAGGCACTGGTCCCGGTGGTCTCCCAGACCCAGCGCAGCTATCGGATCGTGGTCGTCAGCAAAGTAGCGGCCAATAACGTGCTGGAAGCCTACAAGGCACAGGGTGGTGGCAAGGTATTCCTCTACGAGCGCCATTTGCTGGCCTCGAGCTTTACTCCATCGGCTTTCGAGCGAACCGCCCAGGACTGCCTGTAGTTCGCTGGCGCGCCCCGGCAGGCGTCGGCGCGAGGCTCAGATTGTAGTGCCGAGCAGTTGCTCGATCCGGGCCAGCTCCCAGGTACTGAGCAAACTGACCGGGTCTGTACCGAAGCGCTGGCGGTTATCGAGCCGCCATTGCCTTCCTTCGACCGTGGTGCAGCACAGGCAGTGCAGCAGGCGTGGGCCATCGAGGTCCAGGAGCAGGCACCAGCCGGCGATGTCCACCAGGACCTGGTCGCCGGCATTTGCCATCTCGATTCGTTGCAATAGGTGGATGCCAAGGGCAGCATCGCGCAACCGCTGGCAGACCTCACGTGCGCTCAGGGCACTTGCCTGTGTCATGTTCTCACTCACCACGTTTGAATTTGCGCATGGCCCACTCAAACTGCTGCCTGCACCATTGCTTGATCTGTGCCCAGTATTCCTGGCCGAGAATGGCGATCACCAGCAGGGTCAGCAACTCGCCGCCTATTGCCAATACAGAGATCACCAGGGTCTTTTGGGGAATATCGAGGAACGGCAAGATAGGCAGGGCAATCCAGTAAAGCAACACCACCGCCAGTAACGACAGGCCAAGTTTTTTCCTGAAGCCCAATGGGTTTCCAGACATGCTCATCTCTCTTCTTCAATGACTGCAGTGGCGTGCGACGGGTCTCGCAGGCGTTGTTTCATCGCCTGGCATGTCCCAGTGGGGCCAGGAACGTCGCGGCTTCAGTGGCGAACTCCTGTGCCAGGGCCTTGGCATGGGCCGCGCGCTGGTAGCTATCGAGGATGTCGAAGAAGCCGGCGTCGTCGGCCAACAACAGCAGGGCCTCCTGGCGGCCGGTACGGGCATCGAGCGCCTCGACTTCGATTGACAGCCCGCCGTTCTTCACCGGTCCCAGCAGTGGCGTGGCCAGGGCATTGATCACCGGCCAGGCTTCGGCAATCCGCATCACTCGTACCCTGACCACCAGCGTGTTGCTGCCATTGGCGCGCGGGGAGAGCATGAAGTGACGGCTCAACTCGGCCTCCAGGCGTTGTTGCAGCGCCCTGTCCACTTCAAGCGAAACCTCAGGCGAGGTGTCCCTCGCGACCGCGGAGGTTATCTGTATCGGCTTGACCAGCACCTGGACGTACTGGCCGTGGTGAGCGGCATTGGGGGTAATGCCCATGCCGCGTTCGCCGGTCTTTTGCAGGCCCTGGTAGCTCAAGGCCTGGCCTGAGCGTATTACGGGCGGGCTGCCACACCCGCCGACCAGCAAGGCGCCGGCCACCAGCAACAACAGGCGACCGCCCTTGAAAAGGGTTTTCATTAAATTAACGGAGTGCTCCGTCTCATTATTTTGCAAAAAAAAGCCCATCGTAGAAGGGCATTTTGAAGCGGTGTCGTTGAGCATGATATTGCAGGCCTGAATGTGATTGGGGTTGAGGGTAAACAGATAGCGTCCGATGCACGCCATGACGTTTCCCTGCTATATGGATGGCCGCCACCAGAACCTGTTCGCGGCGTAGTCCCTGTAGTCAGGCGGTACGGTCATGAGTCATGGCGATCTTGAAAATAATGCGACTATTTGGTCGCATTATCAAGGTCGCCTCGGCGCCGTCAATCCTCACCCGCCATACGGTCAGGCTTCGAGACGGCGTTCCTCCCACCAATCCCAGGCCTTGAGGGCCTGGCGTGCAGCCTTGCCACCCCAGAATGACAAGGTGTCGCTGTTCATCGGCAACGACTTGCGGTTGACGATCCAGAACTCGCTCAATTCGGTTTTGCGCCCGTTGAGCAGGTCGGCGATGGTGCGGCCATTGAGGTGGGTCAGGGCCACGCCGTGCCCGAAACAGCCACCCGAGTAGATGATGCGCTCATCGCCGATGAAACTGATCTCGGGCACCATGTCCAGGTTCACCGACACTGGTCCTCCCCAGCGATAGTCGATCCGGGTGTTCGCCAATTGCGGGTAGATCCACTTCAGGTGGGCTTCGCAGTGCTGCCAGGTCGCGGGCGAGGGCGTTTCTTCCCGGGCCAGGCCCTTCTGGGGCAACACATCACCGCCGCCCATGACGATCCGCCCATCGGTCGTCGGCCTGAAGTAGTGCAGCATCTGCCGGTTGTCACCGAAGGCCTCGCGTTGTCGCCAGCCAATCTCTTGCCATTGCTCGTCACTCAAGGGTTCGGTGACGACTTGATAGGTCCAGAGCGGATATTGGCGCTCCCTGAGCCCATCCGGCCCGGGAAGCTCGCGCGAATAAGCGTTGGTAGCCAGGACCACCTTGTCGGCCTTGATCCTGCCGCCCAAAGTGTGGACCAGGATGGCCGCCGCGGTTCTTTCGACTTGGGTCACGGCGGTCATTTCGTAGACTTCGACCCCGGCCGATTCCGCCAGGGCCTTGAGTGCCCGCACCTGTTTGCAGGGGTTCAGGTAGCCAGTATCGGACTCATGGATGCCGGCGCCAAAGCGCGGGGAGTTGAACTGTTGGCGAACCTGGGCCTGTTCCTGCCAGTGCATGTCCCCGTCGAGGCCCAGTTGCTGGAACAGCTGGTAGGTCTTGCCCATGCGCACCGACTGTTGTGGCGAGTAGCTGATGCGCATCAGGCCGGTGTGGCGATAATCGCAATCCAGTGCGTGCGTCTGGATCAATTGCCGGGTATGTGCCACCGCCAGTTGCAGGTAGCGATGGGCATCGATCATCTTCTGCTTGCCCCAGCGCAAGAGCACCAACTCCGGTTCCAGGCCGAACAGCTTGGTGCTGAAACCCGCATTGCGGCCACTGGCGCCAAAGCCGATGACGGCCGCCTCAAGCACCACCACACGGGCATTGGGATTGTCCTGCTTGAACTGCCAGGCCGTATTGAGCCCGGTGAAGCCGCCACCGATCACCGCGATGTCGACGTCCAGGTTCTCGCTCAGCGGGGGATTGGCTGAGTATGGGCCATGCTCGTGCTGCCAGAAGGAACGGTGTTCCAGGCGCAAGTCTCGCTCGAATGTCATGTTCTTGTTCTCGTTGTCGAAGGTGACGGCGCAGCGATTGGCGGTGCAAGGGGGTGCGCCATGGCCGTCGGCGACCGGAATCGGCAGGCGCCCGGAGATAGCACTGCCGGGCGGCCGAGTGCCGGCTACCAAAGGTGTGGTCGAGGGTAGCGGCCTGCCTGGCCGCTGGATTGTCCGGGGGTGCCAGTGTTACCGGCCGAACGCGTCAGGGGCGGGGAGTCACGAGCGCTGGCAGCTGGAGCGGTACTGCTGGGGGGAGTGGCCGGTCCAACGACGAAAGGCCCGGGTGAAGGAGCTGGACTCGGCATACCCCACCAGCAGCGAGATTTCCGTCACCGAGTAGTCCGAGCCCTTCATGTAGGCCAGGGCCAGCTCCCGGCGTACGTCTTCGATCAGCGACGAGAACTCGATGCCATGGTCCTTCAGGCGACGTTGCAAGGTCCGTCGGTTAAGCCCCAGTTGTTGGCTGATGTCTACCAGCGACAGGGCGCCGCTGCTCATTCCCGCGGCGATCATGTGCGTGACCTGAGGCAGGATCTCATCGCCGATGCTGCGGCTCTGGCGTTCCCGCTCCAGATAAGGCACCAGGGCCTGGTACAGGCGCTCGTTGCCACTGACCACCGGCAACTGAAGGGTATCGCCGGTGAAGTAAATGCGGTTCGAGGCCTGGCGAAAATGCACCGGGCACTGGAAGACGCGCTTGTGCATCGAGGTGTCGGCGGGCTTGTCGTGCTCGAAGTCCACCCGTACCGGCTTGATGCAGGCTCCGGTGATCAGGCTCAGCTGGCGCAGGATCGAGGCAATGGCGAATTCCGAGTCCTGGCGGCGATAGAGGATCGTGGGGGCATTGACCCGGTACTCGACATACGCCGGGCGCACATCGAACTCGAAGTCGATCATCGACTCCTGGGCGAAGACCACGATGAAGCGCTGCAGGGTCCGCAAGACCATCTCGACGCTGGTAGCGCAATGCAGGGCATGGCCCAGGGCGCCGAAGTCATCGGCTTCGGTCTGGCTGCCCAGCTCGATGCCAATGTTGGGATTGTCTCCTCCTGCGGCTTCCCAGAGTGCGATGTAGTGCTCGCCGGGTATTTCCACATCGGCCTGCTCCAACAGACGGGTGTCGATCCCCAGTGCTGCAAGATGAGGTGCGAATACCGATCTGAAGCGGCGGAAGAAATTCTCGGACCATACGGTGCGTACGGACAAGGCCTGGGTGGGAGGTCGGGGAGCAGGTTGCGCCGGGAAAGTCTTGGTCTTGCGGGTTACCGTCATGTCGCCCCCTTGTTCTTGTGCGCCACACTGCACAGCGATCTGCGAGGCAAGTCAAGTCCCGCTTCTGGGCGCGACCTTGGCCGAAGGATGTGCCCGCAGCCTTGAAAGTGTAGTGCGTTGCGAGACTGGCGCCGGATGGCAAGACGGCTGTCATCGCCAGTCAAGTCGCCGCCCGATCGCCATCGATAGACTCCGGCAAAACAGATCGCCCACCAAGGGCCGGCGCCACGGAATCTTTCTCTTATGCTGATGCGTTCATTGCGCTACTTGTTGTGTGCCGTTTCGCTCACGGCCATCGCTTCCACGGCTACCGCCGAGTTCGTTCCAGAGCAAGCCGGGGTCGAGGTCCTGGGGGACCACCGCGGCCAGAACTGGTTCTGGATCTGGGGCAGCAACGCCCCGAACATGGTCGATGGCCGGGCCTATCTCTTCGATGACAACGGCCGCAGCCTGGGCCTCTTGAGCACTGGAACCTGGTCCAATGGCCTGGTGATGTCGACCCGGCGCGACGAGCTGTATTCCACCGAGATCTACTTCAGCCGGGGCGTGCGCGGCCAGCGCTCGGATGTGGTCAGTGTCTACGATGCCCGGACCCTGGGCCCCAAGTTCGAGATCCCGATCCCGCCCAAGCGCATGACCGCGCTGATCTCCACGGGCTTGAGCGTACTGTCCGATGACGAGCGTTTTTTGCTGGTCCTGAACTTCACGCCGGCCCAGTCGATCTCCATCGTCGACCTGGAGAACCGACGATTCGTGGAGGAGGTGGCGATCCCCGGTTGCGCCTCTATCTATCCGGCTGGCCCCCGGGATTTTCATGCCATTTGCGGCAATGGTGGATTCTTCCACTTGCGTCTCGACGAGCAGGGGCATGTCGTCCTGCAGGAGCGCACCGCGCCGGTGTTCGACCCTCTCAAGGACCTGTTGCTGACCACTGGCTGGCGCAGGGGCGACAACTGGTTCTTCGTTTCGCAGAAAAACAATGGCTACAGCCTGCGCATGGATGCCCAGGGCGTGATGCTGGCCGATCAATGGTCGCTGGTCAGCGACGCAGAACGTGCTGACGGCTGGAGCATCGCGGGCAATCACGGCACGGCGTTGCACGCTGACAGCGGCCGGCTGTTCGTCCTGATGCACAAGGACACGCCCGAGAACTACCAGAAGCCCGGCAGCGAGGTGTGGGTCTACGACGTACGCAGCCACCAGCGGTTGGCGCGGATCGAGCTCAAGGAGCAGAGCACCGCCATTGGGGTCAGCCAGGGGCCACATCCGCGGCTGTACAGCCTGGACTGGGTGGTGCCGCTGCCGAAGCTGTTCACGCTCTGGGTCTATTTCACTGCAGGCGATGCGGGGCTCAATCCGCTGCTGCGCCAGAACATCAACCTCTATGACGCCGACAGTGGCCAGCATCTGCGCAGTGTCGATGACATTCCGCTCGGCTTCATGAATGTGGTGATGCCATGGTGATCACCACGTACCTGCAAGACCCGTTGGTGCATATGGCCAGTGCCTGTGCCCTGGCGCTGCTGCTGGCGACGAGTGGGTTGCAGAAACTGCGCCATCCCCAGGGGTTCGTCCTGGTACTCGAGGGCTATGCCAAGGGGTTGGGGCGCTGGCTGGGGCCTGGCCTGCGTCGCGTCGTGCAGCGTCTGCTGCCGCCGATGGAACTGCTGGCCGCCGCCGGATTGCTGTGCAGCCCCTGGCTGCCCGCCGGTGCGCTCCCTGCGCTTGCCTTGCTAGTCCTTTACGCCCTGGTACTGGCCGCCAGCCTGAAGCGCGGTGGGTCGATCCAAGACTGTGGCTGCCACTTTGGAGCCACCGCTCAACCGCCGAGCCGGGCGCTGGTCTGGCGCAACCTGCTGTTGATCCTGCTGGCGCTGAACCTGCTGCTGCCGATGGATGCCAGGCCGCTGTCCTGGTTCGACGCCCTGGTCCTGGTCCTGGTGCTTATGGTGGGCTCGGCGCTTTACCTGTTGGCGCACCTGCTGCTTTCCAACCACGCCTTGTTGAAGGAGTTGTGATGAACATGACCCAGGCGCTGATGATTTCCAATGTGTTTTCCTGGCTGATGACCCTGGCCCTGGTGCTCGCAGTATGGGCTCTGGCCCGCCAGGTAGGGGTACTGCATGAAAGGATCAGGCCCGTGGGCGCCTTGTCCCTGGGCAAGGCGATCAAGGCCGGTGAGGTCGCGCCACGTTTCACCTTGCCCAGCCTGACCGGTGGTTCGGTCAACCTCGGCGGGGCCAGCACGGCGGGGCAGTCGACCCTGCTGTTTTTTCTCTCCGAGACTTGCCCGGTCTGCAAGACCCTGTTGCCGGTGCTCAAGTCCATGGCCCAGCACGAGCGGGCCAGGCTGCGGATTGTCCTGGCCAGTGATGGCGACCTGCAGGCCCATCGAGATTTCATCGAAGCCCAGCAACTGTGGGCATTTCCCTACGTGCTCTCCCAGGAAGTGGGGCTGGCCTACCAGATCAGCAAGTTGCCCTACGGCGTGCTGATCGACGCCAGCGGAGCGGTAGCGGCCCATGGCCTGATCAATTCCCGCGAGCACCTGGAAAGTTTGCTGGAGGCCCAGGACCTGGGGCATGCCTCGATCCAGGCCTACCAGGCGGCACTCAACGCGCCGAATGACGCCCTTTACAAAGAGGTGCACTGAGCATGGCGATCAAGTGGTTCGACGACGCGGCCGAGATGTTCTCCCGGCGAGTCGCCCGTGGCAGTTCTCGGCGAGGTTTTCTCGGTGGCCTGGGCACGTTGATGATCGGTGTCGGGGCGACCACCCTGCTGCCAGTGTTTCGCAGTGGCGCCTTTGCCCAGGAGGGCTCGGGCCTGGTGGAATCGGGTGACCCGAACAGCTGCGACTATTGGCGTTATTGCGCCATCGACGGTTTTCTTTGCGGGTGTTGCGGCGGCACGGTCAATAGTTGCCCGCCCGGCACCGTGCGCTCGGATATCACCTGGATCGGCACGTGCCGCAATCCGGCAGACGGTCGGGACTATGTGATCTCCTACAACGACTGCTGTGGCAAGAGCAGCTGTGGGCGCTGCGTATGCCAGCGCGACCAGGGCGATACCCCGCTGTATCGGCCACAGAGTTCCAACGACCTGAACTGGTGCTCGGGAAGCCACGCGGACATGCCTTATCACTGCTCACTGTCGGTGGTGATCGGGGTCAAGGAGCCGTGATGGCCAGCGGCCGGGCCAGGCTGTTGGCCTGTTGCGCAGGTTGGGCGGGCCTGTTGCTGGCGGCTACGGCCCAGGCTACCGGGCAGGAACAGTTGGACTACATGCTCAACTGCCAGGGTTGCCACTTGCCGGGGGGCGAGGGTAATCCGCAGCGCCAGGTCCCGGGTTTCCCCGGGCAATTGGGCAAGTTCCTTCAGGTCCCGGGGGGGCGGGAGTATCTGGTACAGGTGCCGGGTTCCGCGCTTTCGGGCCTGTCCGATCAGGCCCTGGCCGGTGTCTTGAACTGGATGCTGGCGCGTTTCAGTGCCGCTCAATTGCCCGATGATTTCAAGCCATACACCGAGGCCGAGGTACAGGCCTGGCGGCGAACCGTGCCGGCTGATGTCGAGCAGGTCCGCAACCGGCTGTTGCAGCGGATCGCCCAGCAAGAACAACAACACGGAACCTGAATCGATGAAGACAAGCCTCTGCGCCGGGCTACTCCTGCTTGCGGCGCTGTGCAATGCCCAGGCCGCTACACCACCTCAAGTCGAGACCTGCACGGCCTGCCATGGCGCCCAGGGCGAGGGCAACGCCCTGGTGGGGGCACCACGCCTGGCGGGCCAGCAGGCCGAATACCTGCTGGTGCAACTCAGGGATTTCAAGGCGGGGCGTCGTGGCTATGACGCTAACGACCGCCATGGGGCGCAGATGCGCGCAGTGGTGGCGAGCCTGGACGATAGCGCCTTTGCCAGCCTGGCCACGTACTACTCTGGACTGGCGTTCACCTCGCCCGGGGCATCCAGCGCTGCAGACGTCACCCAGGGCCGGGAGCTGTACCAGGGAACCTGCGCGAGCTGCCATGGCCCACAGGCCCAGGGCTTTGCCCACCTCAAGACGCCCAGGCTGAATATTCTCGACGGCGCGTACCTGCACCGCCAGCTCGAGCACTATGCCCAGGGCACCCGTGGCAGCGAAGAACATGCCGGGACACTGGGTATCTGGATGCGCGGGATTTCCCTGCAGGTTCGCCAGGACAGCGAGCGCCAGGCCCTGGTCGACTACATCACCCGGCTGGGCGCTTCGCCAGCCAGCGCTATCGGGCATTGAGTGGCCTGAATGCAAAACCTGCGGATCCGGGCGGCACCTGTGCCCGGGCCGGCCCTCCAAGCCAATTCACCCATGCTCGCTCAGGATGAAGGCTGCCTTGCCTTCGTCCGGCCCGCGCCATTGGCGCTAAGCGTGCGCCTGCATCCGCTTGCAGGATCAGGCACGGCTCTCGTGGGATCAATGTAACGCCCTCCAGGACCTGGATGGCATCGTGCACATGCCGGAAGTCAAAGCAGGCCAGCTGAAGCCAGCAGCCAGGCTTTCGGATCGTGCAAGTTGCGTCCTGTGCAACTTATTTTTCATTCCCTCTTTCGATTTCAACGCCCGTGTGCGCCTCGCAGAGACCTTGAGTCTGCTGAGCCAACGCATGGCGAGATGCACTCTGAAATCAATCAAAGGAGATGGTTGTGCCTGAGCTAAAGCGATATTGGATCTCATTGGGGCCGGGGTCTTCCCTGGCTATCATCGCCTCCATCACTGCTGCACTTGCCGGCTGCAGCGACGATAACAGCCAAGCGTTAGCCCCCGCGGCGGCCCAGGTCAGTGCGGCCCAGGTCGTGGTCAAGCCGGTGCGGCAGTGGGACGAGTTCAGTGGGCGCATCGCCGCCACCGATGCGGTCGAGGTGCGGGCGCGGGTCAGCGGGTATGTGGAGCGCATCGCGTTCAAGGAGGGTGACGAGGTCAAGCCTGGCGATCTGCTCTATGGGATCGACCCGCGGCCGTACAAGGCCTCCTATGACAACGCGCTGGCACAGCTCGCTCGAGCCCGTGCAACGGCAGAGCTTGCCCGGGTGCAAGAGCAGCGTGCCCAGGTGCTGGTGGCCGCCAATGCGATTTCACGCGAGTTGTTCGACACCCGCCGCGCGGCCTCCACCCAGGGCGCCGCGGATGTACGCGCAGCAGAGGCGGCATTGGCCAGGGCGCAGCTCGACCTGGGCTTCACCGAGGTTCGCTCGCCCATCGCC
It contains:
- a CDS encoding NAD(P)/FAD-dependent oxidoreductase, which gives rise to MTFERDLRLEHRSFWQHEHGPYSANPPLSENLDVDIAVIGGGFTGLNTAWQFKQDNPNARVVVLEAAVIGFGASGRNAGFSTKLFGLEPELVLLRWGKQKMIDAHRYLQLAVAHTRQLIQTHALDCDYRHTGLMRISYSPQQSVRMGKTYQLFQQLGLDGDMHWQEQAQVRQQFNSPRFGAGIHESDTGYLNPCKQVRALKALAESAGVEVYEMTAVTQVERTAAAILVHTLGGRIKADKVVLATNAYSRELPGPDGLRERQYPLWTYQVVTEPLSDEQWQEIGWRQREAFGDNRQMLHYFRPTTDGRIVMGGGDVLPQKGLAREETPSPATWQHCEAHLKWIYPQLANTRIDYRWGGPVSVNLDMVPEISFIGDERIIYSGGCFGHGVALTHLNGRTIADLLNGRKTELSEFWIVNRKSLPMNSDTLSFWGGKAARQALKAWDWWEERRLEA
- a CDS encoding c-type cytochrome, translated to MKTSLCAGLLLLAALCNAQAATPPQVETCTACHGAQGEGNALVGAPRLAGQQAEYLLVQLRDFKAGRRGYDANDRHGAQMRAVVASLDDSAFASLATYYSGLAFTSPGASSAADVTQGRELYQGTCASCHGPQAQGFAHLKTPRLNILDGAYLHRQLEHYAQGTRGSEEHAGTLGIWMRGISLQVRQDSERQALVDYITRLGASPASAIGH
- a CDS encoding transporter suffix domain-containing protein encodes the protein MSGNPLGFRKKLGLSLLAVVLLYWIALPILPFLDIPQKTLVISVLAIGGELLTLLVIAILGQEYWAQIKQWCRQQFEWAMRKFKRGE
- a CDS encoding amine dehydrogenase large subunit, giving the protein MLMRSLRYLLCAVSLTAIASTATAEFVPEQAGVEVLGDHRGQNWFWIWGSNAPNMVDGRAYLFDDNGRSLGLLSTGTWSNGLVMSTRRDELYSTEIYFSRGVRGQRSDVVSVYDARTLGPKFEIPIPPKRMTALISTGLSVLSDDERFLLVLNFTPAQSISIVDLENRRFVEEVAIPGCASIYPAGPRDFHAICGNGGFFHLRLDEQGHVVLQERTAPVFDPLKDLLLTTGWRRGDNWFFVSQKNNGYSLRMDAQGVMLADQWSLVSDAERADGWSIAGNHGTALHADSGRLFVLMHKDTPENYQKPGSEVWVYDVRSHQRLARIELKEQSTAIGVSQGPHPRLYSLDWVVPLPKLFTLWVYFTAGDAGLNPLLRQNINLYDADSGQHLRSVDDIPLGFMNVVMPW
- a CDS encoding DUF3313 family protein, which gives rise to MKTLFKGGRLLLLVAGALLVGGCGSPPVIRSGQALSYQGLQKTGERGMGITPNAAHHGQYVQVLVKPIQITSAVARDTSPEVSLEVDRALQQRLEAELSRHFMLSPRANGSNTLVVRVRVMRIAEAWPVINALATPLLGPVKNGGLSIEVEALDARTGRQEALLLLADDAGFFDILDSYQRAAHAKALAQEFATEAATFLAPLGHARR
- a CDS encoding DUF7693 family protein, with the protein product MTQASALSAREVCQRLRDAALGIHLLQRIEMANAGDQVLVDIAGWCLLLDLDGPRLLHCLCCTTVEGRQWRLDNRQRFGTDPVSLLSTWELARIEQLLGTTI
- a CDS encoding SGNH/GDSL hydrolase family protein; protein product: MLQSLSGLLLAPLLLAQGRYVRRVTPRLAEPAGERSGACGAGPLLRLLIIGDSAAAGAGVMHQADALSGQLAARLSGHFTLSWRLLAQSGLDTPALLQRIEDSDTEDFDAVLVCVGVNDVTGGIGARAWMSCVARLVALLRKKFAAPRVLLSCVPPMHAFASLPQPLRWYLGSRAQRFNQLLGQWSQAQPGVTLVAGELPLHDDMLAVDGFHPGALAYGIWAEEVATVLRQPWVAARGCRPGN
- a CDS encoding MauE/DoxX family redox-associated membrane protein, whose amino-acid sequence is MVITTYLQDPLVHMASACALALLLATSGLQKLRHPQGFVLVLEGYAKGLGRWLGPGLRRVVQRLLPPMELLAAAGLLCSPWLPAGALPALALLVLYALVLAASLKRGGSIQDCGCHFGATAQPPSRALVWRNLLLILLALNLLLPMDARPLSWFDALVLVLVLMVGSALYLLAHLLLSNHALLKEL
- a CDS encoding nuclear transport factor 2 family protein gives rise to the protein MSELKLHSKAQASLQRWHAMIERRDLGDLPELLDAAVVFRSPMAHTAYPGAPVVATILGTVLEVFEDFAYHRELATADGLNVVLEFSARVGDRQLKGIDMIRFDEQGKIVEFEVMVRPMSGLQALGAQMAQRLAGYLAASKS
- a CDS encoding AraC family transcriptional regulator codes for the protein MTVTRKTKTFPAQPAPRPPTQALSVRTVWSENFFRRFRSVFAPHLAALGIDTRLLEQADVEIPGEHYIALWEAAGGDNPNIGIELGSQTEADDFGALGHALHCATSVEMVLRTLQRFIVVFAQESMIDFEFDVRPAYVEYRVNAPTILYRRQDSEFAIASILRQLSLITGACIKPVRVDFEHDKPADTSMHKRVFQCPVHFRQASNRIYFTGDTLQLPVVSGNERLYQALVPYLERERQSRSIGDEILPQVTHMIAAGMSSGALSLVDISQQLGLNRRTLQRRLKDHGIEFSSLIEDVRRELALAYMKGSDYSVTEISLLVGYAESSSFTRAFRRWTGHSPQQYRSSCQRS
- the mauD gene encoding methylamine dehydrogenase accessory protein MauD produces the protein MNMTQALMISNVFSWLMTLALVLAVWALARQVGVLHERIRPVGALSLGKAIKAGEVAPRFTLPSLTGGSVNLGGASTAGQSTLLFFLSETCPVCKTLLPVLKSMAQHERARLRIVLASDGDLQAHRDFIEAQQLWAFPYVLSQEVGLAYQISKLPYGVLIDASGAVAAHGLINSREHLESLLEAQDLGHASIQAYQAALNAPNDALYKEVH
- a CDS encoding methylamine dehydrogenase light chain, which produces MKWFDDAAEMFSRRVARGSSRRGFLGGLGTLMIGVGATTLLPVFRSGAFAQEGSGLVESGDPNSCDYWRYCAIDGFLCGCCGGTVNSCPPGTVRSDITWIGTCRNPADGRDYVISYNDCCGKSSCGRCVCQRDQGDTPLYRPQSSNDLNWCSGSHADMPYHCSLSVVIGVKEP